Proteins co-encoded in one Candidatus Zixiibacteriota bacterium genomic window:
- a CDS encoding CBS domain-containing protein, whose product MVAKDIMTRDVITVSPTTTVKQLAMILIKNQISGAPVTDKTGKIVGVVSESDIVSKKGKSVREIMSRKVISVPADAPVEEIARLMTTHKIKRLPVMSNGQVLGIVSRADIVNAIALGKHVALHTPVYDL is encoded by the coding sequence ATGGTTGCGAAGGACATCATGACCAGGGATGTCATCACCGTGAGTCCCACCACGACGGTGAAGCAGCTCGCGATGATCTTGATCAAGAACCAGATCAGCGGCGCGCCGGTCACCGACAAGACCGGCAAAATCGTGGGCGTGGTTTCCGAATCGGATATCGTCTCGAAGAAGGGCAAGAGCGTTCGCGAGATCATGAGCCGAAAGGTCATCAGCGTCCCGGCGGACGCTCCCGTGGAGGAGATCGCGCGCCTGATGACGACTCACAAGATCAAACGCCTGCCCGTCATGAGCAACGGCCAGGTTCTCGGCATCGTGAGCCGCGCCGACATCGTCAACGCGATCGCGCTCGGCAAGCACGTCGCCCTCCACACGCCCGTCTACGACCTGTAG